A single window of Vibrio alfacsensis DNA harbors:
- the galK gene encoding galactokinase, with the protein MSDLIQNVKTSFEQVLGYAPSHIIQAPGRVNLIGEHTDYNDGFVLPCAINYQTVVAAAKREDNLVRVVSVDYGNAVDEFDITQEITFQQDKMWANYIRGVVKCLLARGYQFSGADISVSGNVPQGAGLSSSAALEVVIGQTFKVLFNLEISQAEIALNGQQAENEFVGCNCGIMDQMISAEGRENHAMLLDCRSLETEAVSMPEDMAVVIINSNKKRGLVDSEYNTRREQCEEAARIFGVKALRDVTIEQFNEKVSELDELVAKRARHVITENDRTVEAAQALRAHDMKLMGELMAESHASMRDDFEITVKEIDTLVEMVKEVIGEQGGVRMTGGGFGGCIVAIVPPALVDEVKATVEAKYQAATGLKESIYVCQAKNGAGLVEVL; encoded by the coding sequence ATGTCTGATCTAATCCAAAATGTGAAAACCTCTTTTGAACAAGTGCTGGGTTACGCGCCAAGCCACATTATTCAAGCGCCTGGTCGTGTGAACCTCATTGGTGAGCACACTGATTACAACGACGGTTTTGTACTGCCATGTGCGATCAACTACCAAACCGTTGTGGCGGCAGCGAAGCGTGAAGACAACCTAGTGCGCGTGGTTTCTGTGGATTACGGCAACGCCGTTGATGAGTTCGACATCACGCAAGAAATCACATTCCAGCAAGACAAAATGTGGGCGAACTACATTCGCGGTGTGGTGAAGTGTCTTCTTGCTCGCGGCTACCAATTCTCTGGTGCGGATATTTCTGTTAGCGGTAACGTGCCTCAAGGTGCGGGTTTAAGCTCGTCTGCAGCGTTGGAAGTTGTGATTGGTCAAACGTTCAAAGTGCTGTTCAATCTAGAAATCAGCCAAGCGGAAATCGCGCTAAATGGTCAGCAAGCAGAGAACGAATTCGTCGGTTGTAACTGCGGCATCATGGATCAAATGATTTCGGCAGAAGGTCGTGAAAACCATGCCATGCTGTTGGACTGTCGTAGCCTAGAAACCGAAGCGGTATCAATGCCTGAAGACATGGCCGTGGTGATCATCAACTCGAACAAAAAACGTGGCTTGGTAGACAGTGAATACAATACACGTCGTGAGCAGTGTGAAGAAGCGGCGCGCATTTTCGGTGTGAAAGCACTGCGTGACGTGACCATTGAACAGTTCAACGAGAAAGTATCTGAACTTGATGAGCTAGTAGCAAAACGTGCTCGTCACGTAATCACAGAAAACGACCGCACGGTAGAAGCAGCGCAAGCACTTCGCGCGCACGATATGAAGCTTATGGGTGAACTGATGGCTGAGTCTCATGCGTCCATGCGTGATGATTTCGAAATCACAGTCAAAGAAATCGATACGTTAGTTGAGATGGTGAAAGAGGTGATTGGCGAGCAAGGCGGCGTGCGCATGACGGGTGGCGGCTTTGGTGGTTGTATCGTTGCAATTGTACCGCCAGCATTGGTTGACGAAGTGAAAGCAACGGTAGAAGCGAAGTATCAAGCAGCAACGGGTCTAAAAGAATCCATCTACGTGTGCCAAGCGAAAAACGGCGCTGGTTTAGTCGAAGTACTTTAA
- the galM gene encoding galactose-1-epimerase — translation MTEPLAITMTQQAAFDGAPANVVELKNNTGMSVTFMDIGATWLSCRLPLACGELREVLLGVGTMRSFIEQPCYMGVTVGRYANRIANGLFEVNGEVFQVSTNQAENSLHGGKEGFDKRRWKIEYQSEQQVTFALLSEDGDQGFPGNLQVQVTYTLTDDNHVSIAYFAKTDKATPVNLTNHAYFNLLGAEADLDCRSHRLKIDASQYLPTTDVGIPLGELQDVKGTGFDFRSNKSVSEHFLQDEQQIAAKGYDHSYLFDAHRDVSKPIALVVSPDEKVHLSVVTNKPAMQLYTGNWLAGAPNRRGGEYNDYAGLALETQFLPDSPNHAEWAQPSCILEPEQEYRFCTTYQFAL, via the coding sequence ATGACTGAGCCATTAGCTATCACCATGACACAGCAGGCCGCCTTTGATGGCGCGCCTGCCAACGTGGTCGAACTGAAAAATAACACAGGCATGAGCGTTACCTTTATGGATATTGGCGCGACATGGCTGAGTTGTCGTTTACCTTTGGCGTGCGGGGAGTTGCGAGAAGTGCTTCTCGGAGTGGGGACTATGAGGAGTTTCATAGAGCAACCGTGTTACATGGGAGTAACGGTTGGTCGCTATGCAAACCGCATCGCCAATGGTCTTTTTGAAGTGAATGGTGAAGTCTTTCAGGTTTCAACTAACCAAGCGGAAAATAGTCTACACGGTGGAAAAGAGGGCTTCGATAAGCGCCGTTGGAAGATTGAATATCAGTCCGAACAACAAGTGACTTTTGCTTTGTTGTCTGAAGATGGCGACCAAGGCTTCCCAGGGAACCTTCAAGTGCAAGTGACGTACACACTGACTGACGATAATCACGTCAGCATTGCGTATTTCGCTAAAACAGACAAAGCAACGCCGGTGAATCTGACTAACCATGCTTACTTTAATTTGTTAGGCGCAGAAGCAGACTTAGACTGTCGCTCTCATCGCTTGAAGATCGACGCAAGTCAATACTTACCAACCACTGACGTTGGCATTCCGCTTGGTGAATTACAAGATGTAAAAGGCACTGGATTTGACTTTAGAAGTAACAAATCAGTTTCAGAGCACTTCTTACAAGATGAACAGCAGATTGCCGCCAAAGGGTATGACCACAGTTACTTGTTTGATGCTCATCGTGATGTTTCAAAACCGATCGCGCTGGTGGTTTCTCCTGATGAAAAAGTGCACCTTTCGGTGGTGACAAACAAGCCTGCGATGCAATTGTACACGGGCAACTGGTTAGCTGGCGCACCAAATCGCCGTGGCGGTGAATATAACGATTACGCGGGTCTGGCGTTAGAAACGCAGTTTTTACCAGATTCGCCAAACCATGCTGAGTGGGCGCAGCCAAGCTGTATTCTTGAGCCTGAACAAGAGTACCGTTTCTGCACCACTTATCAATTTGCTTTATAA
- a CDS encoding substrate-binding domain-containing protein — MATIKDVAKEAGVSVATVSRVINKSPKASRSSIDAVTQAMSKLGYRPNAAARALVNQSTNTMGVLVGDVSDPFFGTLVKSVDNVARENGKHILIGNGYHNPEDERQALELLINSRCEAIVIHSKGLSDEELIGYAKEVKGMVLINRNIPELAERCISLDNRKGAYLATEYLIRHGHSKIACIASSHDIEDTDERLQGYQAALKDHDISQSKSYVEYGEPNSDGGETAMTNLLTKSLPITGVVAYNDYMAAGALAALDQNGIDVPEKVSMVGFDDGLIARFVNPSLTTIRYPIEMMAERAARLALALSRDEQVEDDTIIFSPTLVRRNSVDRH, encoded by the coding sequence ATGGCAACAATCAAGGATGTCGCGAAAGAAGCTGGTGTATCGGTCGCGACCGTCTCTCGCGTGATCAATAAATCACCGAAAGCAAGCCGATCTTCTATCGATGCAGTGACGCAAGCAATGAGCAAACTGGGCTACCGTCCTAATGCCGCAGCACGTGCGCTAGTTAACCAAAGTACCAATACGATGGGCGTACTTGTCGGTGATGTCTCCGATCCGTTCTTCGGCACTTTGGTGAAGTCCGTTGACAACGTGGCTCGAGAGAACGGTAAGCATATTTTGATCGGTAATGGCTACCACAACCCAGAAGATGAGCGCCAAGCGTTGGAACTTTTGATCAACAGTCGCTGTGAAGCGATTGTTATTCACTCTAAAGGCTTGTCTGATGAGGAGCTCATCGGCTACGCCAAAGAAGTGAAAGGTATGGTGCTCATCAACCGAAACATTCCAGAACTTGCGGAGCGTTGTATCTCTCTCGATAACCGCAAGGGGGCCTATTTAGCGACCGAGTATTTGATCCGTCATGGGCATAGCAAGATTGCTTGTATCGCGTCATCACATGACATTGAAGATACCGATGAGCGTTTGCAAGGCTACCAAGCGGCACTGAAAGATCACGATATCTCGCAATCAAAAAGTTATGTCGAATATGGAGAACCAAACAGTGATGGTGGCGAAACAGCAATGACCAATCTACTGACCAAATCACTGCCGATAACCGGGGTAGTCGCTTACAATGATTACATGGCGGCGGGGGCTCTGGCGGCGTTAGATCAAAACGGCATCGACGTGCCGGAAAAAGTGTCCATGGTTGGCTTTGATGACGGCTTAATCGCTCGCTTCGTGAATCCAAGTTTGACCACAATTCGTTACCCTATCGAAATGATGGCAGAACGAGCCGCGCGTTTGGCCTTGGCGTTATCACGTGATGAACAAGTGGAAGATGACACTATCATCTTTAGTCCGACTTTGGTTCGTCGTAACTCGGTGGATCGTCATTAA
- a CDS encoding gamma-glutamylcyclotransferase family protein — translation MYIFGYGSLINSASRQLTGQTGEAIPVIAHGLVRYWGKIDDSYILSPLVVNEGDGQVNGVLLEVNDEALAEFDRRERGYHRIQIRPEQIDASIAFDSDLPIWVYVKNDPQPPCSLSPIMQSYVDTVMAGCLDVSHAFAEHFVRHTVGWHHTKENDRHQPKYGNLAGVQDHHYELIDKFIVLYS, via the coding sequence ATGTATATTTTCGGCTATGGCAGCTTAATAAACTCTGCCTCTCGCCAATTAACCGGGCAAACTGGTGAAGCCATTCCCGTCATCGCTCATGGTCTGGTGCGCTACTGGGGTAAAATCGACGATAGCTATATTTTGTCACCTTTGGTGGTCAATGAAGGTGACGGGCAAGTCAATGGCGTGCTACTTGAGGTCAATGATGAAGCACTGGCTGAATTTGACCGTCGTGAGCGTGGTTACCATCGTATTCAAATACGTCCGGAACAGATAGACGCCAGCATCGCATTTGATTCTGATCTTCCTATCTGGGTTTATGTAAAAAACGATCCACAACCACCCTGCTCACTTAGCCCAATCATGCAAAGTTACGTCGATACCGTGATGGCTGGGTGCTTAGATGTTTCTCATGCCTTTGCAGAGCACTTCGTTCGCCACACTGTTGGTTGGCATCACACAAAAGAGAATGATCGCCACCAGCCTAAATACGGCAATCTTGCTGGCGTACAGGATCACCATTATGAACTGATAGACAAATTTATTGTTCTGTATTCATAG
- a CDS encoding NnrS family protein yields the protein MLNITDKKVEEKIPAWLRLGFRPFFLFGSIYAIVAITLWVWMFQTGQPSLLRVPALWWHVHEMLFGFSMAIVVGFVLTAVQNWTGINGTKHYTLLALFLLWLIPRVLLWTPAPLWLISSIEALFLLFVAYEVGIRVYRSKGWRNLFFVPLFLLAIFANFASYATVKGMPPFTSSAVWQAMLWWFTLLLSVMGGRVIPFFTARRFDFEKAQPLAWLDWMANLPLVMLFVLSFFPMTFAELGQPLMLFAGIAQWVRFLRWKPWLTLKEPLVWSLHAAYACLPLSLILRGGWDNAFASHNLIHLFAIGALGGLILAMITRVTMGHTGRMIYKGPNMSIAFVAIIAAALTRSLGVIFNPSNMLLWIDISGGLWILAFGMFVWRFGVMLITPRVDGHPG from the coding sequence ATGCTGAATATTACTGATAAAAAAGTGGAAGAAAAAATCCCTGCATGGCTGCGATTAGGGTTTAGGCCATTTTTCTTATTTGGTTCGATTTACGCCATTGTCGCGATTACGCTATGGGTATGGATGTTTCAAACTGGTCAACCCAGTTTACTGAGGGTGCCTGCATTATGGTGGCATGTGCACGAAATGCTATTTGGTTTCTCGATGGCGATCGTCGTTGGCTTTGTTCTCACTGCGGTTCAGAACTGGACGGGGATCAATGGCACCAAACATTACACGTTGCTTGCCCTATTTTTGCTTTGGCTTATACCAAGAGTCTTGCTTTGGACGCCAGCACCATTGTGGTTAATAAGTAGTATTGAAGCGCTATTTTTATTGTTTGTCGCTTACGAAGTGGGCATTCGTGTCTACCGTTCGAAAGGCTGGCGAAACTTGTTTTTTGTGCCGTTATTCTTGCTCGCGATCTTTGCTAATTTTGCAAGTTATGCCACGGTGAAAGGCATGCCACCTTTTACATCTTCAGCAGTGTGGCAAGCCATGCTTTGGTGGTTCACTTTACTGTTATCTGTGATGGGGGGGCGAGTCATTCCGTTCTTCACAGCTCGCCGTTTTGATTTTGAAAAAGCTCAGCCTTTGGCATGGTTAGATTGGATGGCCAATTTACCACTGGTTATGCTCTTCGTTTTGAGCTTTTTCCCTATGACATTCGCTGAACTAGGTCAGCCTCTGATGTTATTTGCTGGAATTGCTCAATGGGTTCGATTCTTACGTTGGAAGCCTTGGCTAACATTAAAAGAGCCTTTAGTGTGGTCTTTGCATGCTGCGTATGCGTGTTTGCCACTCAGCTTAATATTGCGAGGTGGGTGGGATAATGCATTTGCGAGTCATAACTTAATCCATTTGTTTGCAATTGGGGCATTAGGTGGGTTGATTCTAGCAATGATTACTCGCGTTACTATGGGGCATACAGGGCGTATGATTTATAAAGGTCCAAATATGAGCATAGCGTTTGTTGCGATCATTGCCGCCGCGTTGACTCGTAGTTTAGGTGTGATTTTTAACCCATCCAATATGTTGCTTTGGATTGATATCAGTGGCGGATTATGGATTCTTGCTTTTGGTATGTTTGTGTGGCGATTCGGCGTTATGCTGATTACTCCACGTGTGGATGGGCATCCTGGTTAA
- the mltC gene encoding membrane-bound lytic murein transglycosylase MltC produces MLGGCSLAPEEPTPPCSCNDYVPPYVKPPSTSDADNIEQLLAYIADKAKDRWGEDEFVEAGKHRYVKYLDGYNTRAHIDFEAGKIYVSTISQYQPTEKLQHAIVQTLLMPADPAHAELFSDKDAVLRGKPFLLGQVLDHDGKPIEWEWRANRYADYLIDNKLQKKTIQRGHAYYVEITMVKDHLEQREYQYAGLVRDAAKRYGLPEDLIFAVIKTESSFNPYAVSHAGAYGLMQVIPKTAGADVFNLVKNKPGIPTKEYLFDPANNIDTGAAYFYILKNRYLKDVKHPTSKHFSMISAYNGGTGGVLSTFDSDRKRAMNELNSLNPTQVYDALTTQHPKGEARRYLQKVLYFQKDFSEGNI; encoded by the coding sequence TTGTTAGGCGGATGTTCTCTTGCTCCAGAAGAACCAACACCACCGTGTTCTTGTAATGATTACGTCCCACCATACGTCAAACCACCAAGCACTTCCGATGCCGATAATATTGAGCAGTTATTAGCTTACATCGCTGATAAAGCAAAAGATCGCTGGGGGGAAGATGAGTTTGTTGAAGCTGGTAAGCATCGATACGTTAAATACCTCGATGGCTACAATACTCGCGCGCATATCGATTTCGAAGCCGGTAAAATTTACGTCTCCACGATTTCCCAATATCAGCCGACAGAGAAATTGCAACATGCCATCGTCCAAACCTTATTAATGCCAGCCGATCCTGCTCACGCGGAACTGTTTAGCGACAAAGATGCGGTGTTACGCGGCAAGCCTTTTTTGCTAGGACAAGTGTTGGACCATGATGGAAAGCCGATTGAATGGGAATGGCGCGCAAACCGTTATGCGGATTACCTCATCGACAATAAATTGCAAAAGAAAACCATCCAACGAGGCCATGCTTACTACGTGGAAATCACTATGGTCAAAGACCATCTAGAACAACGTGAGTATCAATATGCTGGTTTAGTTCGTGATGCAGCAAAACGCTATGGTTTGCCAGAAGATCTGATTTTCGCCGTCATCAAAACGGAAAGCAGTTTTAACCCTTACGCCGTTTCTCACGCTGGAGCGTACGGTTTGATGCAGGTTATCCCAAAGACAGCCGGCGCAGACGTGTTCAACTTAGTAAAGAACAAACCAGGCATCCCGACCAAAGAGTATTTGTTTGATCCAGCAAATAACATTGATACGGGGGCTGCGTATTTCTACATATTGAAAAATCGTTACTTGAAAGACGTTAAGCATCCAACATCTAAACACTTTAGTATGATTTCTGCTTATAACGGCGGGACAGGTGGTGTGCTATCCACTTTTGATAGCGATCGAAAACGCGCGATGAATGAGCTAAACAGCCTCAATCCCACTCAAGTTTATGATGCGCTAACAACACAGCATCCGAAAGGAGAAGCAAGGCGCTATCTACAAAAAGTGCTCTACTTCCAAAAAGATTTTAGTGAAGGGAATATTTAA